One region of Labrus mixtus chromosome 1, fLabMix1.1, whole genome shotgun sequence genomic DNA includes:
- the sh3gl3a gene encoding endophilin-A3a isoform X2 — MSVAGLKKQFHKASQLLSEKISGAEGTKLDEDFMEMERKIEVTNKSVFDLLSKTTEYLQPNPASRAKLNMLNTVSKIRGQVKTTGYPQTEGLLGDCMLRYGHELGQESVFGGSLVDMGEAMRQMADVKDSLDINVKQNFIDPLQHLQDKDLKEITHHLKKLEGRRLDFDYKKKRQGKIPDEEIQQAVEKFEESKELAERSMFNFLENDVEQVSQLSALIEAAVDYHRQSCEILEELSGKLHKRMSTASSRPKREFKSKSIRSRIETLDNSQHNGLSYSSSLKSTDIQINNTVNGKKSDVLDQPCCRSLYDFEPQNEGELGFKEGDIIILTNRIDENWYEGMINGESGFFPVNYVEVIVPLPQ, encoded by the exons ctCCTCAGTGAAAAGATCAGCGGGGCCGAGGGCACGAAGCTGGATGAAGACTTCATGGAGATGGAGAGG AAAATCGAGGTCACCAACAAGTCCGTGTTTGATCTCTTGTCCAAAACAACAGAATACCTCCAGCCCAAcccag CCTCCCGGGCCAAACTGAACATGCTGAACACCGTATCTAAGATCCGCGGGCAGGTGAAGACCACGGGCTACCCTCAAACAGAAGGCCTGCTGGGAGACTGCATGCTGCGCTACGGTCATGAACTGGGACAGGAGTCCGTCtttg GCGGCTCTCTGGTGGACATGGGTGAGGCCATGAGGCAGATGGCAGATGTGAAGGACTCCCTGGACATAAACGTCAAACAGAACTTCATCGACCCCTTGCAGCATTTACAGGACAAGGACCTCAAAGAGATCACG CATCATCTTAAGAAGTTGGAGGGCCGCAGGTTAGACTTTGACTATAAGAAAAAGCGTCAGGGGAAGATCCCAGACGAGGAGATCCAACAGGCCGTGGAGAAGTTTGAGGAGAGCAAAGAGCTGGCAGAGCGGAGCATGTTCAACTTCCTGGAGAATGAT GTGGAGCAGGTGAGCCAGCTGTCAGCATTGATTGAGGCAGCAGTAGATTATCACCGGCAGTCGTGTGAAATCCTGGAGGAGCTCAGTGGAAAGCTGCACAAGAG GATGTCCACAGCCAGCAGCCGGCCCAAGCGAGAGTTCAAATCAAAATCCATCAGGAGCAGGATCGAGACCTTGGACAACAGTCAGCACAACGGCCTGTCCTACAGCTCCTCGCTTAAATCCACCG ATATCCAGATCAACAACACAGTCAACGGAAAAA AGTCTGATGTGCTGGACCAGCCATGCTGTCGCTCCCTCTACGACTTTGAACCCCAGAACGAGGGCGAGCTGGGCTTCAAGGAGGGTGACATCATAATCCTCACCAACCGAATAGACGAGAACTGGTATGAAGGAATGATCAACGGCGAGTCCGGCTTTTTCCCCGTCAACTACGTGGAGGTTATAGTTCCGCTGCCACAGTGA
- the sh3gl3a gene encoding endophilin-A3a isoform X1, with the protein MSVAGLKKQFHKASQLLSEKISGAEGTKLDEDFMEMERKIEVTNKSVFDLLSKTTEYLQPNPASRAKLNMLNTVSKIRGQVKTTGYPQTEGLLGDCMLRYGHELGQESVFGGSLVDMGEAMRQMADVKDSLDINVKQNFIDPLQHLQDKDLKEITHHLKKLEGRRLDFDYKKKRQGKIPDEEIQQAVEKFEESKELAERSMFNFLENDVEQVSQLSALIEAAVDYHRQSCEILEELSGKLHKRMSTASSRPKREFKSKSIRSRIETLDNSQHNGLSYSSSLKSTDIQINNTVNGKTDHITSASLSWPESPSTNGNIHQSDVLDQPCCRSLYDFEPQNEGELGFKEGDIIILTNRIDENWYEGMINGESGFFPVNYVEVIVPLPQ; encoded by the exons ctCCTCAGTGAAAAGATCAGCGGGGCCGAGGGCACGAAGCTGGATGAAGACTTCATGGAGATGGAGAGG AAAATCGAGGTCACCAACAAGTCCGTGTTTGATCTCTTGTCCAAAACAACAGAATACCTCCAGCCCAAcccag CCTCCCGGGCCAAACTGAACATGCTGAACACCGTATCTAAGATCCGCGGGCAGGTGAAGACCACGGGCTACCCTCAAACAGAAGGCCTGCTGGGAGACTGCATGCTGCGCTACGGTCATGAACTGGGACAGGAGTCCGTCtttg GCGGCTCTCTGGTGGACATGGGTGAGGCCATGAGGCAGATGGCAGATGTGAAGGACTCCCTGGACATAAACGTCAAACAGAACTTCATCGACCCCTTGCAGCATTTACAGGACAAGGACCTCAAAGAGATCACG CATCATCTTAAGAAGTTGGAGGGCCGCAGGTTAGACTTTGACTATAAGAAAAAGCGTCAGGGGAAGATCCCAGACGAGGAGATCCAACAGGCCGTGGAGAAGTTTGAGGAGAGCAAAGAGCTGGCAGAGCGGAGCATGTTCAACTTCCTGGAGAATGAT GTGGAGCAGGTGAGCCAGCTGTCAGCATTGATTGAGGCAGCAGTAGATTATCACCGGCAGTCGTGTGAAATCCTGGAGGAGCTCAGTGGAAAGCTGCACAAGAG GATGTCCACAGCCAGCAGCCGGCCCAAGCGAGAGTTCAAATCAAAATCCATCAGGAGCAGGATCGAGACCTTGGACAACAGTCAGCACAACGGCCTGTCCTACAGCTCCTCGCTTAAATCCACCG ATATCCAGATCAACAACACAGTCAACGGAAAAA CTGATCATATAACCTCTGCTTCACTGTCATGGCCTGAGAGCCCCTCCACCAATGGCAATATTCACC AGTCTGATGTGCTGGACCAGCCATGCTGTCGCTCCCTCTACGACTTTGAACCCCAGAACGAGGGCGAGCTGGGCTTCAAGGAGGGTGACATCATAATCCTCACCAACCGAATAGACGAGAACTGGTATGAAGGAATGATCAACGGCGAGTCCGGCTTTTTCCCCGTCAACTACGTGGAGGTTATAGTTCCGCTGCCACAGTGA
- the LOC132980161 gene encoding gap junction delta-2 protein-like — protein sequence MTEWTLLKRLLDAVHQHSTMIGRLWLTVMVIFRLLVVAVATEDVYTDEQEMFVCNTLQPGCSTVCYDAFAPISQPRFWVFHIISVSTPSLCFIIYTWHNLSKLPQNTTQRQVQGPGDVPVMGGRDVGRDGGREVYDRSCDSDSCSIRSHKHLGHSLADVLEGIPTQSLQRGETNNTMSLNKARICTLRESSAETQTASGGVLSKCYIFHVCLRAVLELGFVLAQWKLFGFQVPVHFLCTSAPCSQPVDCYVSRPTEKTIFLLFMFCVGVFCILLNLLELNHLGWKKIKQVVRLRERASLRGCPRVRGGYETFPPESPSLTSSLGFREVTSTTSLPTLDLVVGHQTDWTCAGNCGRIGGPGEVRESRLEPPKRQDPRKGEKQPLKSKREVRGSKPRSAEVWI from the coding sequence ATGACGGAGTGGACTCTGCTCAAGCGACTCCTGGACGCCGTCCACCAGCACTCCACCATGATCGGCCGCCTGTGGCTCACCGTCATGGTCATCTTCCGGCTGCTCGTCGTCGCCGTCGCAACTGAGGACGTGTACACCGACGAGCAGGAAATGTTTGTGTGCAACACCCTGCAGCCGGGATGCTCCACCGTCTGCTATGACGCGTTCGCACCCATCTCCCAACCTCGCTTCTGGGTCTTCCACATTATCAGCGTCTCCACGCCGTCCCTTTGTTTCATCATCTACACCTGGCACAACCTGTCCAAGCTGCCCCAGAACACCACCCAGAGGCAGGTGCAGGGACCGGGGGATGTTCCGGTGATGGGAGGTAGGGATGTCGGGCGGGATGGCGGGCGGGAGGTTTACGACCGCAGCTGCGACTCGGACAGCTGCTCCATCCGCTCCCATAAGCACCTCGGTCACAGCCTGGCAGATGTGCTGGAAGGCATCCCTACCCAGAGCCTCCAGAGgggagaaacaaacaacacgATGTCCTTGAATAAAGCCAGAATTTGCACCTTAAGAGAGAGCAGTGCTGAGACTCAAACGGCCTCTGGAGGGGTTCTGTCTAAATGTTACATCTTCCATGTGTGTTTACGGGCTGTTCTGGAGCTGGGCTTCGTCCTGGCCCAGTGGAAGCTGTTTGGCTTCCAGGTGCCTGTCCATTTCTTGTGCACCTCGGCCCCTTGCAGCCAGCCGGTGGACTGCTACGTCTCCAGGCCCACGGAGAAGACCATCTTCCTGCTCTTCATGTTTTGCGTGGGTGTTTTCTGCATCCTGCTCAATTTGCTGGAGCTCAATCACCTGGGCTGGAAGAAGATCAAACAGGTCGTGAGGCTGAGGGAGAGGGCGTCCTTAAGAGGGTGCCCACGTGTAAGGGGGGGTTATGAAACCTTCCCTCCAGAGAGTCCCTCTCTTACTTCCTCGTTAGGCTTTAGAGAAGTGACCAGCACCACCTCTCTGCCAACTTTGGACCTGGTGGTTGGTCACCAGACCGACTGGACCTGCGCTGGGAACTGCGGCAGAATCGGTGGACCtggagaggtgagagagagcagactAGAGCCACCAAAGAGACAGGACCCCCGTAAAGGAGAGAAGCAGCCTCTGAAGAGTAAGAGGGAGGTCAGAGGATCCAAGCCGAGGAGTGCTGAGGTTTGGATATAG